The Chlorocebus sabaeus isolate Y175 chromosome 6, mChlSab1.0.hap1, whole genome shotgun sequence genome has a segment encoding these proteins:
- the ATF5 gene encoding cyclic AMP-dependent transcription factor ATF-5, whose amino-acid sequence MSLLATLGLELDRTLLPASGLGWLVDYGKLPPAPAPVAPYEVLGGALEGGLPVGGEPLAGDGFSDWMTERVDFTALLPLEPPFPPGTLPQPSPTPPDLEAMAALLKKELEQMEDFFLDAPLLPPPSPPPPPPPPPPPPPPPGPSLPLPLPSFDLPQPPVLDTLDLLAIYCRNDAGQGEVGMQPLPVPQQPLPPLPPQPSRLTPYPHPATTRGDRKQKKRDQNKSAALRYRQRKRAEGEALEGECQGLEARNRELRERAESVEREIQYVKDLLIEVYKARSQRTRSC is encoded by the exons ATGTCACTCCTGGCGaccctggggctggagctggacAGGACCCTGCTCCCAGCTAGCGGGCTGGGATGGCTCGTAGACTATGGGAAACTCCCCCCGGCCCCTGCCCCCGTGGCTCCCTATGAGGTCCTTGGGGGAGCCCTGGAGGGCGGGCTTCCAGTGGGGGGAGAGCCCCTGGCAG GTGATGGCTTCTCTGACTGGATGACTGAGCGAGTTGATTTCACAGCTCTCCTCCCTCTGGAGCCCCCTTTCCCCCCAGGCACCCTCCCCCAACCTTCCCCAACCCCACCCGACCTGGAAGCGATGGCCGCCCTCCTCAAGAAGGAGCTGGAACAGATGGAAGACTTCTTCCTAGATGCCCCGCTCCTCCCGCCACcctccccgccgccgccgccgccaccaccaccaccaccaccaccaccaccaggcccctccctccccctgcccctcccctcctttgacctcccccagccccctgtCTTGGATACTCTGGACTTGCTGGCCATCTACTGCCGCAACGACGCTGGgcagggggaggtggggatgcAGCCCCTGCCCGTGCCACAGcagccccttcctcctcttccacctcAACCTTCTCGCCTGACCCCCTACCCACATCCCGCCACTACCCGAGGGGACCGCAAGCAAAAGAAGAGAGACCAGAACAAGTCGGCGGCTCTGAGGTACCGCCAGCGGAAGCGGGCAGAGGGTGAGGCCCTGGAGGGCgagtgccaggggctggaggcgCGGAATCGCGAGCTGAGGGAACGGGCAGAGTCCGTGGAGCGCGAGATCCAGTACGTCAAGGACTTGCTCATCGAGGTGTACAAGGCCCGGAGCCAGAGGACCCGTAGCTGCTAG